A stretch of the Alnus glutinosa chromosome 6, dhAlnGlut1.1, whole genome shotgun sequence genome encodes the following:
- the LOC133871644 gene encoding uncharacterized protein LOC133871644, producing the protein MASVEQPPKKRRLYETLSETPDPSPSEAPPQQTLDEQQQIAVAPPPTPPPLSQDEILIRRRNKEEIRSVYECYKRIRICLSRKDAASMPDIEQTYLSLITASRGCTSVQRIVADLIPRYASHCPTALEAAAKVVINMHNWCLAVINRGEDSDGVAFQTAKTCILGLVDICCTASSEAPTSSVIRGICSAVFQNVLTFFISSLEGKDIFQIVDKEILKMQDSADIFAKLKQKFSDEDVSSLIKLSKFRVLSLLQIFFCCPKNLLAASFEPLNSSVSEAVNKEGQYFLSQVTSRLVGDVAPVSDKTSDESKSCIGSFDKSTRGSEYSCQELVSDVNHVSGYASPVPKNCLLAMVLVKDRSLLRWIFAKYKKLTNSSFSNTISEITSAMEGIIQSFKEVMSIEDSLVDCDEDDPDPSKYINQQYIVPRISNQHEHSSDLSGKKGSAHDIGGPRSMDSESGEHGDLSHGRSSRDIFSPARRTPLDFRSNSFDGRSNFFQVEKNQVSNMDFSLPTMRSSSGGIHNALASPKHRLATPCTSTSTQIVWYSDGDPAAMDIVSASKELWVGFSGPDTSEAHIRFQFERFGPIEQFVFFPIKGFALVEYRNIIDAIKAREYTRRHYPWHIKFVDVGLGTRGAMNGVAVGSSLHVYVGNISSQWAKDEILHESRKVLYNKGPYMVTELSSEGALLMEFESPEEAASVMAHLRQHRKERCNYRVPLNVGPANIAVPLVDGPRSASIHVDIRSNNLGNMSGSSIGSPHTRTIPGSPADSCRTRMSHLSSLLSSLRTKYNINQTSSYFDNYISGNSRTTMMREEDKVPSSTLWINLPNTSSPFLTDDDLMGICSLAVGNVGSVIRLTQANMQMGCGWFVECSSVDAAITVLKNLRGCPGVFFQIEFSQPGKHHPFSIKHESSSMELVSPRIKPDNHANTAQGGYSFQSKWAVSSCVEMSEVGVRKVDGYENNMVLDPSQGGGHVVSGSAEQMWMYKKPEIELHSAPVNIPCIPLATQGPPIPPPQQIQSSPFMRPVYLPPNSSWDARGLSHHMPLNPVSPGVMPNNFHSNAVAAPFVPASVTPLAQIQGTPMQHFDQMFSLPVVPPPLSSLPPPQPELPPPLPPSPPPLPQSQPPSVPPPPSSPPPLPPVAEPSNMESSEQGPQYQWQGTLCKSGVHYCTVYSHRLDSDFCKYSNPISEPAEWPAKLDMTKRTDFRHVKSTFTSTPPHKREVCQLIPSSAGDHKGFQDFISYLKQRECAGVIKIPAVKSIWARLLFILPYSHDICSMLSIAPNPSDCLIALVLPKETNLEWIVVRRFGVARKTKNQNFGHHTVSFFHIHRLQHSLRAFPGSLRPSLSTEFDRAKMSNRYSSNRQEGNKEGFGKTQKKFVPKNQSSSTKEPNPNPNPNSNPTLSTSLRQSLSNQSDGATASSSAGAPTTSRVRMGENGEWVSGRAQGGNFVNYLPQDEAVAAGLGANEGGLDPVESQRVVDLLNRELSRLLKLSPRNFWTEVARDTSLHEFLDSFLQFRSRWHDFPHHGAKGIVAGVIVGELELSRRVFMVLYRISSNRDPGARAADSLSPKDHGVILQEKKLLDLPKLLDICAIYGHENEDLTRILVANALKAQPRIHDNLTAVMSHFLSIVHTMNQRCSSHLQALFSSGSCEDQGSSQLHADYLEVMDFINDAIVSMDAFVTAYKPAAVYFSCPVELSSGNEELLNTLVRLHDSLLPSLQRGFRIILKAREDGMISDIAISLKMLSLRIVKFGWNLLEICHLSEEVFEDSFPIPPATKMFPANVEDPVIRADIIVQTFREINGVSLQFQENEHQETFLQNVEKVHNAMSKLESLQNTGWIFMDEEQFQYLSGLMHSPKAIIKELPSSRTPLANNKVQMDEDAAIMDSKICQIKDLFPDYGKGFLSACLEVYNQNPEEVIQRILEGTLHEDLQSLDTSLDSIPMPMSASTVSSNDKGKGKLVESTSQKGKIESRTLSSTNMVSVIKEQPVEGPSFSSSSSLGRYVRKSRAELPDSNILDTRNEKDSAIAGAFVSQYEYEDEYDDSFDDLGLNVGETGVEQNEILGDKMSSNLGKSWGTQTESSAQNASSSKWGSRKKPQFFVKDGKNYSYKVAGSVAAANSSEASLVSQAQQELIYGLGRGGNLPLGAVRKLNEAYEEQDNQIDVSQGEGRGNVGNPRGRGRRGGGRPRESHEEQDKQSDASEVEVRGDLGNHRGRGRRGGGGGRSNHYRKDRAMSKHFAGLTGF; encoded by the exons ATGGCCTCGGTGGAGCAGCCTCCGAAGAAACGTAGGCTGTACGAGACCCTATCAGAAACTCCTGATCCATCACCGTCGGAGGCACCGCCACAACAGACCCTAGACGAGCAACAGCAGATCGCCGTAGCTCCACCGCCAACACCACCGCCGCTGTCTCAGGATGAAATTCTGATCAGGCGGAGGAACAAAGAGGAGATTCGAAGCGTTTATGAATGCTATAAGCGAATTAGGATTTGCCTCTCGCGGAAAGACGCTGCTTCCATGCCTGACATCGAGCAGacttatctctctctcattacCGCTTCCAGAG GTTGTACAAGTGTACAACGTATAGTGGCTGATCTCATTCCTCGATATGCGTCACATTGTCCAACTGCTCTTGAAGCTGCAGCAAAAGTTGTTATCAACATGCATAACTGGTGCTTGGCAGTGATAAATAGAGGAGAGGATTCTGATGGGGTTGCATTTCAAACTGCTAAAACCTGTATCCTTGGTCTAGTAGATATCTGTTGCACTGCTTCTTCAGAGGCACCAACATCATCTGTCATCCGAGGCATTTGCTCTGCAGTTTTTCAGAATGTGCTTACCTTCTTCATATCCTCTCTTGAGGGAAAGGATATCTTTCAGATTGTTGATAAGGAAATTTTGAAGATGCAAGATTCTGCTGACATCTTTGCTAAGCTAAAGCAAAAGTTTTCAGATGAAGATGTATCTTCATTAATAAAACTATCCAAGTTCCGTGTTCTAAGTTTACTAcagattttcttttgttgccCTAAAAACTTGCTTGCTGCCTCTTTTGAGCCCCTCAACTCCAGTGTATCAGAGGCAGTTAACAAAGAGGGCCAGTATTTTCTGAGTCAGGTGACAAGCAGGCTTGTCGGAGATGTGGCTCCTGTATCGGATAAAACTAGTGATGAATCTAAATCATGCATAGGTTCTTTTGACAAAAGCACCAGAGGCAGCGAGTATAGTTGTCAGGAGCTAGTATCAGATGTCAACCATGTTTCAGGATATGCATCACCTGTTCCAAAGAACTGCTTGTTGGCTATG GTTCTGGTAAAAGACCGATCGTTGCTGAGATGGATTTTCGCAAAGTACAAGAAGTTAACTAATTCATCATTTTCTAATACTATTTCAGAAATTACATCTGCTATGGAAGGAATCATTCAATCATTTAAAGAAGTAATGTCTATAGAAGACAGTCTGGTAGATTGTGATGAGGATGATCCTGATCCATCAAAGTATATTAATCAGCAATATATTGTGCCTAGGATCTCTAATCAACATGAACACTCCAGTGATCTATCTGGAAAAAAAG GTTCTGCTCATGATATTGGAGGCCCGAGGTCCATGGATTCTGAGTCTGGTGAGCATGGAGATTTGTCGCATGGCAGGTCTTCCAGGGACATATTTTCACCTGCCAGAAGAACACCATTAGACTTCAGGAGTAATTCATTTGATGGGAGAAGTAATTTTTTTCAAGTTGAGAAGAATCAGGTTTCAAATATGGATTTCAGTTTACCTACTATGAGGTCCTCCAGTGGAGGCATACATAATGCTTTGGCATCTCCTAAACATCGCTTGGCAACACCATGTACTTCCACGTCAACTCAAATTGTTTGGTACTCTGACGGCGACCCTGCAGCTATGGATATTGTCTCTGCTTCTAAAGAGCTCTGGGTGGGTTTTTCAGGACCTGATACATCTGAAGCTCATATACGGTTTCAGTTTGAGAGGTTTGGTCCTATAGAacaatttgttttctttccaaTCAAAGGATTTGCCTTGGTTGAGTATAGAAACATCATTGATGCCATAAAGGCTCGGGAGTATACGCGGCGGCATTATCCATGGCATATAAAGTTCGTGGATGTAGGATTGGGAACTAGGGGTGCTATGAATGGTGTTGCGGTTGGTTCTAGTTTGCATGTTTATGTAGGAAATATTTCTAGCCAATGGGCCAAGGATGAGATTCTGCATGAATCAAGGAAAGTGCTTTATAATAAGGGTCCTTACATGGTTACTGAGCTTAGTAGTGAAGGTGCATTACTAATGGAATTTGAATCTCCTGAAGAAGCTGCCTCTGTGATGGCCCATCTCAGACAGCATCGTAAGGAAAGATGTAATTATCGGGTGCCTCTAAATGTGGGGCCAGCTAACATTGCAGTTCCTCTTGTAGATGGTCCAAGATCTGCGTCTATCCATGTTGACATCAGAAGCAATAATCTTGGAAACATGTCTGGCAGTAGTATTGGATCACCTCATACTCGAACCATACCGGGGAGCCCTGCTGACAGCTGTAGGACGAGGATGTCTCACTTATCTTCCTTACTTTCATCGCTACGTACAAAATATAATATCAATCAAACCTCAAGCTATTTTGACAATTATATATCTGGAAACAGCCGTACTACTATGATGAGAGAAGAAGATAAAGTGCCATCAAGTACTCTCTGGATTAATCTTCCAAATACTAGCTCCCCATTCCTCACAGATGATGACCTAATGGGCATTTGTAGTCTTGCTGTCGGCAATGTAGGGTCTGTGATCAGGCTGACACAAGCAAATATGCAGATGGGGTGTGGTTGGTTTGTTGAATGCAGCAGTGTAGATGCGGCAATAACAGTTTTGAAGAATCTCCGTGGTTGTCCTGGAGTGTTCTTTCAGATAGAATTCAG TCAACCAGGGAAGCACCATCCTTTCTCAATCAAACATGAGAGCAGCTCTATGGAACTTGTATCCCCCAGAATAAAACCCGATAATCATGCAAACACAGCACAGGGTGGGTATTCGTTTCAGTCAAAATGGGCAGTTTCTAGCTGTGTAGAGATGTCTGAAGTTGGGGTGAGAAAAGTCGATGGTTATGAGAATAACATGGTGCTGGATCCTTCTCAAGGAG GTGGTCATGTTGTTTCTGGTTCTGCTGAACAAATGTGGATGTATAAGAAACCTGAAATCGAGCTACATTCTGCTCCAGTGAACATTCCATGTATACCCTTAGCAACACAGGGACCTCCTATTCCACCACCACAGCAAATTCAGTCATCTCCATTTATGCGACCTGTTTACCTACCTCCAAACAGTTCCTGGGATGCACGGGGTCTAAGTCATCATATGCCTTTGAACCCAGTCTCTCCAGGTGTAATGCCTAATAATTTTCACAGTAATGCTGTTGCAGCTCCTTTTGTACCTGCTTCTGTGACTCCACTTGCGCAGATACAAGGAACTCCAATGCAGCATTTTGACCAAATGTTTTCCTTGCCTGTCGTACCACCACCTTTATCGTCCCTGCCACCTCCTCAGCCTGAATTGCCACCTCCATTGCCTCCATCTCCACCTCCTTTGCCTCAGTCACAGCCACCTTCAGTCCCTCCTCCACCCAGTTCTCCCCCTCCACTTCCACCTGTCGCAGAACCGTCCAATATGGAAAGTTCTGAACAGGGTCCACAATATCAGTGGCAAGGTACATTGTGTAAAAGTGGGGTTCATTACTGCACAGTTTATTCACATAGATTGGACTCCGATTTTTGCAAATATTCAAACCCCATTTCTGAGCCAGCTGA ATGGCCTGCTAAATTAGACATGACCAAACGCACAGATTTCCGGCATGTGAAATCAACATTTACTAGTACCCCGCCACATAAA AGGGAGGTATGTCAGCTGATCCCATCTTCTGCAGGCGACCATAAAGGC TTTCAGGATTTCATATCATACTTGAAGCAGAGGGAATGTGCAGGAGTAATCAAGATTCCAGCTGTGAAGTCCATATGGGCAAGGCTTCTCTTCATACTCCCCTACTCGCATGATATATGTTCCATGCTCTCGATAGCTCCTAATCCGTCTGATTGCCTCATTGCTTTGGTTTTGCccaaggaaacaaacttggaaTGG ATTGTGGTGAG gaggtttggggtggctcgcaaaACAAAGAATCAAAATTTTGGTCATCACACGGTCTCCTTTTTCCATATTCACCGGCTTCAGCATTCCCTTCGCGCCTTTCCCGGCTCACTCCGTCCCTCTCTCTCGACTGAATTTGATCGGGCAAAAATGTCGAATCGTTACAGTAGCAACAGGCAAGAGGGAAACAAGGAGGGTTTCGGCAAAACCCAGAAGAAATTCGTACCCAAAAATCAGAGCTCAAGCACAAAAGAACCGAATCCAAACCCAAACCCCAACTCCAATCCCACACTCTCAACTTCTCTGAGACAATCGCTTTCGAATCAATCGGATGGCGCCACGGCGAGCTCCAGCGCCGGGGCGCCGACGACGAGCAGGGTTCGGATGGGGGAGAACGGAGAGTGGGTATCCGGCAGAGCTCAGGGTGGCAATTTCGTAAATTACTTGCCCCAAGACGAGGCGGTGGCGGCTGGGCTCGGCGCCAACGAAGGTGGATTGGACCCCGTGGAGTCTCAGAGAGTCGTGGATCTTTTGAACAGAGAGTTGTCTCGGTTGCTCAAATTGAGCCCTAGGAACTTCTGGACAGAAG TGGCTAGGGACACTTCCTTGCATGAATTTCTTGATAGCTTCCTACAGTTTAGGAGCAGATGGCATGATTTCCCCCATCATGGAGCCAAGGGAATAGTTGCAGGGGTCATTGTTGGAGAGCTCGAGTTAAGCCGCCGTGTCTTTATGGTATTGTATCGAAT ATCTTCCAATAGAGATCCTGGTGCTCGGGCTGCTGATAGTCTTAGTCCAAAAGATCATGGAG TTATTTTGCAGGAAAAGAAGTTGCTGGACTTGCCTAAGTTGTTAGATATATGTGCCATTTATGGTCATGAAAATGAAGATTTGACCAGAATATTG GTTGCAAATGCTTTGAAAGCCCAGCCTAGGATCCATGATAACTTAACTGCAGTGATGTCACATTTTCTGAGCATTGTCCACACGATGAATCAACGCTGCAGCTCACATTTGCAG GCCCTATTTTCCTCTGGAAGCTGTGAAGACCAGGGATCCAGTCAACTTCATGCTGATTATTTAGAG GTGATGGACTTCATAAATGATGCAATTGTATCCATGGATGCTTTTGTAACTGCATACAAACCAGCGGCTGTATATTTCTCTTGCCCTGTTGAGTTAAG TTCTGGGAATGAGGAATTGCTAAACACCCTTGTGAGATTGCATGATTCATTGCTACCATCTCTACAACGGGGATTCAGAATCATCCTTAAAGCAAGGGAAGATGGAATGATATCTGACATTGCTATAAGCTTGAAGATGTTATCATTGAGAATAGTCAAGTTCGGTTGGAATTTATTGGAAATTTGCCATCTAAGTGAAGAAGTGTTTGAAGATAGCTTCCCCATTCCTCCTGCCACAAAGATGTTTCCAGCCAATGTGGAGGATCCTGTCATAAGAGCAGATATTATAGTTCAGACTTTTAGGGAAATAAATGGGGTTTCCCTACAATTTCAGGAGAATGAACACCAGGAAACATTTCTTCAAAATGTTGAGAAGGTTCACAATGCAATGAGCAAACTTGAGAGTTTACAAAATACTG GATGGATTTTCATGGATGAAGAACAGTTTCAGTATCTATCTGGGTTGATGCATTCTCCAAAAGCAATTATTAAGGAGCTACCCTCTTCAAGAACCCCTCTGGCGAACAACAAAGTGCAGATGGATGAAGATGCTGCAATAATGGATTCCAAAATTTGTCAGATTAAGGACCTCTTCCCTGATTATGGTAAAGGGTTTCTTTCTGCCTGTCTTGAAGTCTATAACCAGAATCCAGAAGAAGTGATTCAGAGGATTCTAGAAGGAACTCTCCATGAAGATCTGCAGTCCTTGGACACTTCACTAGATTCAATCCCAATGCCCATGTCTGCTTCAACTGTGAGCTCAAATGATAAAGGGAAAGGGAAACTAGTGGAATCTACATCACAAAAAGGGAAGATTGAATCTAGAACATTATCATCTACTAACATGGTGTCTGTGATTAAGGAGCAACCAGTTGAGGGCCCCTCATTTTCATCCTCGTCTTCTCTTGGAAGATATGTTAGGAAGTCTCGAGCTGAGTTGCCTGATTCTAATATCCTTGATACCAGAAATGAAAAGGATTCAGCAATTGCTGGTGCTTTTGTTTCACAGTATGAGTATGAAGATGAATACGATGACTCTTTTGATGACCTGGGTCTGAATGTAGGGGAGACGGGAGTGGAGCAAAATGAGATACTGGGTGATAAAATGAGCTCAAATTTGGGGAAATCTTGGGGAACACAGACTGAAAGCTCTGCTCAAAATGCTTCTAGTTCAAAATGGGGCTCCAGGAAGAAGCCCCAATTCTTTGTCAAGGATGGTAAGAACTACAGTTACAAAGTTGCAGGTTCAGTTGCAGCTGCAAATAGCAGCGAAGCATCTCTAGTGTCTCAGGCGCAACAAGAATTGATTTATGGCCTTGGACGAGGTGGCAACCTTCCTCTTGGTGCAGTGAGGAAGCTGAATGAGGCATACGAGGAACAAGATAACCAGATTGATGTTTCTCAGGGGGAAGGGAGAGGAAATGTGGGGAACCCGAGAGGCAGGGGAAGAAGGGGAGGGGGAAGACCAAGAGAGTCTCATGAGGAGCAAGATAAGCAGTCTGATGCTTCTGAGGTGGAAGTGAGGGGGGATTTGGGGAATCACAGAGGCAGGGGAAggaggggagggggagggggtaGAAGCAATCATTACAGGAAGGACCGTGCCATGAGTAAGCACTTTGCTGGATTGACTGGCTTCTAG